The genomic segment AACTCCTATTTCTATCAAAAGTTCTTTATTCATTTTTCTTTTTTTCCTCTTGTTTAATTTTTTTTCTTAATTCATCTTTTTTTGCTGTTTGAAGTATAACGCCTCTTATCATAAAAAACAAAAAGCCAACTAAACAAATCACCATAAAAATATCTAAAAAATTTTTCATTTCTTGCCTTTAAAAATATCTAAAAAATTACTCCAAGACCGACAAGCTTTATCTTTGTCTGTTGAAATTTCAAATACCAAAGGTAGATGATCTGAGTATTTGTGTTCTTTATTTTCTGTTTTTGCAAAACCTTTATTATTTAATAAATTATTTTTAAAAACTTTAAAACTATCGCAAACATATATAAAATCATATTTTGTATCCATAAATTCAGGCGATAAAAGGATATGATCTATAGCTCTTTTTTTACCATAAGCCGCAAAACTATATCTTTGTTTCGGTTCTATGAATTCCCAGAGGTTTATATAATTTTTTGTAATTTGTATGTCGTTTAGTATGGATTTTTTCCCATAAGGACTATTAAAATCCCCAAGCACTATTGCATTTTTTTCATTTTCTAAAGCTACTCTTAGTGTTCTTTCTGCTTTTTTTTGAGATATTATTCCATTTTTCTTAAAAGCCGGAAAGTGATTTATAAAGATACTAAATATTTTTTTATCTTCTTCAAAACTAACTTTTAAAATATCTCTAGTCTTTACACCAGCTACACTAAATGATTTTGTTAAAATTGGTCTTATTTTTGATATTAGCCCAAGTCCAACAGGGGCATTTTTAGTTGTTTTGAAGTTTATAAATTTATAATCAGTACCTTTTATAAGCTCTTTTAAAACATCTTCATTTTCTATCTCTTGAAGTGCTATTATATCCGCATTTATTGATTTTATTACTTCTTTTATGTTTGCAAGTTTATGTTTGTATTTTTCATCGCTCCATGATGATTTTCCTATTTTAAAATCTCTATATTCGTTGCCATTATTTTTGCCATCAAATAAATTTTCAACATTATAAGTAGCAATTTTTATAGTTTGTGCAAAAATAAAAATAGGTATAAAAAATATAAATATAAGTTTATTCATATTTTCTCTCTAAAATCAAACTCATTTATGTTTTGTCTTATAGCTTCATATGCTATTATGCCCGTGCTTATTGCTAGATTTAAACTTCTTCCATTTTTACCCATAGGAATTGTTATTTTATTTTTTGGCATTATATCCATTAGGGTTGCTGGTAGTCCTGTGCTTTCTCCTCCAAAAAATATAAAATCACCAGTTTTAAAATTAGCTTCAAAGTAGTTATTGTTTGTTTTTGTTGTGGCGAAGAAAAACCTATCTTTGAGCTTTATATTTTCTTCTAAAAACTCATTCAAGCTTTCCCAAATTTTAGGCTCTAGTATCTTCCAGTAATCAAGTCCAGCTCTTCTTACTGCCTTTTCGCTTAGGTCAAAAACAGTTGGTTTTATGATATGAAGCCTTAAATTTGCATTTACACACAGTCTTCCTATGGCTCCTGTGTTTTGAGGAATTTGTGGACTTACTAAGACTATATTAAACATTAAAAAACAATAACCTTATTTTCATTTATAAATAATCTATCTTCAAGTGCTAAATCCAACGCCTTTGCTAATACATTTTTTTCACAAGCTCTACCTGCTTTTTGCATATCTTTCCAGCTCATTTCGTGGTTTATATTTATTACATCTTGAACTATTATTGGACCTTCGTCTAGATTATCATTTACAAAATGAGCAGTTGCTCCTATTATTTTAACTCCTCTTTCAAAGGCTTGTTTATATGGATTTGCTCCTATAAAAGCTGGTAAAAACGAGTGATGTATGTTTATTATCTTGTTGTTATAGTTTTGGACAAAATTTGGAGTTAATATTCTCATATATTTTGCTAATACAACATAATCAAAATCATATTTTGCCATAATGTCTAATACTTTTTGTTCATGCTCTTCTCTGCTTAAATCATCAGCACTTACATACTCAAAAGGTATATTAAATCTTTCAACTAGACTTCTTAAAACTTCATGATTTGCAACAACTGAAACGATATTTGCATTTAGCTCCCCGCTATCAAATTTAATAAGCAAATCTCCCAAACAATGGCTCTCTTTTGTAGCAAGTATTATTATATTTTTTTTATTTTTGTGAGTGCAAGATATCTCAGCATTTTTTGGTAATACAGCCTCAAGGTTGCCTATAAATTCATCTATATTTATATCTCCAATAAGTTCACTTCTCATAAAAAATGTATTATTTTCTTGATCTACAAACTCATTATTTGTTTGTATATTTAGCCTGTATTTAAAGACTATGTCAGAAATTCTATATATAAGTCCTTTTTCATCACTGCATTTTATTTTCAAAACATACTCTTGCATATTTTTTCCTTTAACTTTTAAAATCTACTCGCTATTTTACAAGTGCATTTTTTAATACATCATCTATCATATCAACAGGAATGATTTTCATATCTTTTCTTACATCCTCTGGTATATCTTCCAAATCTCTTTCATAATTTTTTCTTGGTATTAGTGCTAGTTTTATGTCTGCTTTGTGTGCAGCTATAAGCTTTTCTTTTAACCCTCCTATAGGAAGCACTCTTCCGCTTAGTGTTATCTCGCCAGTCATTGCTACATCGTGTCTTACTTTTATGTCTGTAAGTATAGATGCTATTGCTGTTACCATTGTTATACCGGCGCTTGGACCATCTTTTGGCGTAGCACCTTCAGGAACGTGCAAATGCAGATCAAATCTCCTATACACATCGCTAGGCTCAAGCTTTCTTTTATCGTCATCAAATTTAGGAATTATACTCATTGGCACTTTTATTTTTTTATTGTCTATAAGAACCTTAACAACACTAAATGCTATCTGTGCGCTTTCTTTCATAACATCGCCAAGCTGCCCTGTTATTTGCATATTTCCTTTGCCTTGTAAGCGAATAGCCTCTATCCTAAGCACGTCTCCACCAACACTAGTCCAAGCTAGACCATTTACTTGACCTATTTTATCTTTTTTGTCTGCTTGTTCTATCTCAAATACTTTCTTTTCTAAAAATTCTTTTAGGTTTTTAGAATTTACTGTTATTTTTCCTTGGTTATCTGTAAGTATTTTTTTTGCTACTTTTCTTAGTATATCCGCTATTTTCCTACGTAAATTTCTAACTCCACTCTCTCTTGTGTATTCTGAAATCATCATTGCTATCGCATCTTTGGTTATATTTACATCAACAGGTTTTAGTCCATGCTTTTTAAGCTCTTGTGGTATTAAATATTTTTTTGCTATCTCAAATTTTTCTTGAGGCGTGTATGAGCTAAGATGTATAAACTCCATCCTATCGCGAAGTGGAGCAGGTATCATGCTTATATCGTTTGCAGTAGCTATAAAAATAACCTTGCTTAGGTCTATATTGAAGTTAAGATAATAATCTCTAAATTTATTATTTTGTTCAGGGTCTAATATCTCAAGTAAGACAGCCGTAGGATCCCCGCGGTAGCTTCTTCCTACTTTATCTATCTCATCTAATACAATAACAGGATTCATTTGTTTGGCTTCTATAAGTCCTTGAACTATACGACCAGGCATAGCACCTATATATGTTCTTCTGTGTCCCCTTAGTTCATTCACATCTTCAAGTCCGCCTAGAGCTATTCTTACCAACTCTCTTTTAAGCGCTTTTGCTATTGAGTTTGCCAAGCTTGTTTTTCCAACTCCTGGAGGTCCAGCAAAGCAAAGTATAGCTCCATTGTTAGCCTTTTCATCTACGCCTCTAAGTTCTAATAACTCTCTTAAAGCAAAGTATTCTTCTATTCTTTCTTTTGGTTTTTCTAAGCTATGATGATCTGCATTTAGTCTTTTTGATACTTCTATTATTGATGATTTTTTCTTAGATACATTTTCAAATGGAACCTCAAGAGTCCAGTCAAGATAGCTCTGTATTGTGTTTGCATCGGCAGAGTCTTGGTGCATACGAGACAGTTTTTCTATCTGTTTTTTTATCTCTTTATACGCATCTTCACCCATAAATTTCTTTTTGTTTTCTAGTTTTTTCTTATATTCTTCTATCTCTTCATCTCGGCTAGTGTCGCTTCCCAGTTCTGCTTGAATTTGTTTTAATTGCTCTTTTAGAAAATACTCTTTATTGTGCTTATCAATTTTTGAGTGAACTTTGTTTTTTATCTCTTTTTGAAGTTTATTTGCCTCTATCTCTTCTATGATATAGTCTATAAGTTTTAAAAGTCTTTGCTCTAAATCCTCTTCTATAAAAAAACTATAAGCTACTTGTTTTTTTAATCTTAAAGCACTAGAAATCAAGTCGCATACCCTTATAGGCTCTACACTTTCTTCTATAGTTTTAAGCAAGTCAGGTGGAAAAAGATGGCTTATAGCGCTTAGTTCTCTAGCTTTTTCTCTTAAAACGACAAGTAAAGCTTCTGTCTTAGCTGTGGATGGTTTTATTATGTTTAGCTTATCTACTAATGCTACTAATGGACTAGTGCTTGTTTGATTGATTATCTTTGCTTTATCTACCCCTTGAAAAAGAATCTTTACACGACCATCTGGCAAAGGAACTTTTCTCATTATAGTTCCTAATACTCCAGTGTCATATATGCTGTTAAAATTTCTTTCGCCATCTTGATTTGGTTTTGATGAAACAACTAGTATTGATGTTTCGTTTTGCATGGCTAGTTCAAGTGCTCTTAAGTTTTCTTCATCACTTAAAAAAAGTGGAGTTATCATAAATGGATATAAAAATAACTCATCCTCAACTATAATTGGAATTTCTGTCGGTAAAAATTTATTTTCATCTAATTGCAAAGGGCACTCCTAATTAAATATTCTTCTATACCAAGGACGTTCTGGATTTAAAATTTTTGCATCGTTTAGAGGAGATTGCTTAAGTTTTTCTTTATATATCTCTGCTGAAATATCTCTTCCTGTTCTTATGTATAGATTTGCTATTTCTTTATCTAAACTATAAATAGCTAGTTTAAACTTAACAAGCATTGTTTGCACTAAAGGTTTAAACTTTGTATTTGGATATAGATATAAAAATTTTTCTATAGAATTTATGCTATCTTGTATTAGTTTTTGATTCCTATTTGGTTGTAAAAATGAGTCAAAATTTGCTTTTATCTTTAAAAACTCCGCAAATTCTGTTTTTTCTGCATTATCCCCATATCTTTTTACATACTCATTGAGATAGAAGTTAGCAAGTAAATACTCTTCATTATTTGCATGAGCCTGAGATAGTATCATAAGTATTTGTTCTAGCAAAGGAGATGCCACATGTTCACTAGCCATAGATACATAATACTTATCAGCTAGCTCTAGCTCATTAGATTTTATATTTTCTAATATCTGTGAATACCACTCTTCTGGTGTGAGATTGTATAGTTTAGCTTGTTTATTAGAACATCCTAAAAGCATCACAACTAAAAAAATTGATGCCAAAAACTTATAGATATTTATCATTGTATTCCTTACGTAAATTAAAATAATTTGTTATTTTACATTGTTTGGGATTATTTTTATATAAATTTTTGCATATTTTTAGTTTTTTAATTAAAAAGATGATACAATGTTACAATTTTTATATCAAGGAGATTGAAATATGATTTTTACTGTTAAAAGCCCTATACTAGGTTTTGAACATATAAAAACTATGGAGCTTATAGAGCTTGATAAGTTTTTTGTAAAACTCCAAAGCAAAGACGATAATACATCTTTTACTATGATAAATCCTTATGCTTTAAGAAATTATGAATTTGATATTCCAACATACTACGAAGATCTTATGGATATCAAAAACAGCAGTGAGCTTAGAGTTTATAACATACTTGTGGTTGCTACACCTTTAGAGAAATCTACTGTAAATTTTATAGCTCCTATAGTTTGTAATATGGACAATATGACACTTTCTCAGATAGTTCTTGATGTTGTGTCTTATCCTGATTACAAACAAGCTGAGGTTATAGAAAGCTTTATACAAAAATAGGAGATATTAAGTAAAATGAAAAATAATAAAATTTTATTTGCATTTGCAAGTATTTTATTGCTATCTGTTTTGGATTTGAGTGCTGAAAGGGTTACGGCCAATTATTATAAAAAAGGTTCCGGAAAAAATTTTAGCCAATTTACAAATAAATCTAATCGTGAACTTAGTGATGGCAAAGGTAAGTATTCGTCCGTTTCTACCAAAGTTAAGGCACCAATATTTAAATACAGCAGATGTTATGATGAGCAATACTCTGAGATGAGAACAGAAAATGGCCTAGATGGTAATTATAAAGATAGAGCTATATCTTTTGACTATTGGCCTGGATATTATCCACCAGATAAAAAGATTTGGAATTACGGTTGTGCTAAAGATTCATATTTTAGATTTCCATTTCCAATGCTTGTAGAATTTGATAAAGGAAATACTTATAGTAGTAATGGTTTATATAAGTGGACCTCGGTATGGGAAGGTTATATTGATATACCACAAGATGGAGAATGGAGATTTAGTCTTACCATACAAGGTAAAGCATTATTAACAATATGCGATGTTGAAGCTTCTAAAAATAAAGAATGTTTTTATCGTAACAGCACAACAACATACAACAAAAAATACTCATCTTATTGGTATAAGTATGCATATGGATATAATGATAACGATGCTATAATTATAAAAAAATTAAAAAAAGGCGATAAGCTAAGATTCAGGCTTATATATGAGAGTGCAGATTGGAGTATACATAAAACATCTAGTATACATCTAAAATGGATCAATGGCGATGACATTAATAGAAATAAAGGTAATTGCGTTACACCTCATGAATTACAACCGCCAAAAACAAACAGAAATGATACAAGTATATTTACTCAAAATGGTAAATGTGGT from the Campylobacter pinnipediorum subsp. pinnipediorum genome contains:
- the lon gene encoding endopeptidase La, which translates into the protein MQLDENKFLPTEIPIIVEDELFLYPFMITPLFLSDEENLRALELAMQNETSILVVSSKPNQDGERNFNSIYDTGVLGTIMRKVPLPDGRVKILFQGVDKAKIINQTSTSPLVALVDKLNIIKPSTAKTEALLVVLREKARELSAISHLFPPDLLKTIEESVEPIRVCDLISSALRLKKQVAYSFFIEEDLEQRLLKLIDYIIEEIEANKLQKEIKNKVHSKIDKHNKEYFLKEQLKQIQAELGSDTSRDEEIEEYKKKLENKKKFMGEDAYKEIKKQIEKLSRMHQDSADANTIQSYLDWTLEVPFENVSKKKSSIIEVSKRLNADHHSLEKPKERIEEYFALRELLELRGVDEKANNGAILCFAGPPGVGKTSLANSIAKALKRELVRIALGGLEDVNELRGHRRTYIGAMPGRIVQGLIEAKQMNPVIVLDEIDKVGRSYRGDPTAVLLEILDPEQNNKFRDYYLNFNIDLSKVIFIATANDISMIPAPLRDRMEFIHLSSYTPQEKFEIAKKYLIPQELKKHGLKPVDVNITKDAIAMMISEYTRESGVRNLRRKIADILRKVAKKILTDNQGKITVNSKNLKEFLEKKVFEIEQADKKDKIGQVNGLAWTSVGGDVLRIEAIRLQGKGNMQITGQLGDVMKESAQIAFSVVKVLIDNKKIKVPMSIIPKFDDDKRKLEPSDVYRRFDLHLHVPEGATPKDGPSAGITMVTAIASILTDIKVRHDVAMTGEITLSGRVLPIGGLKEKLIAAHKADIKLALIPRKNYERDLEDIPEDVRKDMKIIPVDMIDDVLKNALVK
- a CDS encoding tRNA (cytidine(34)-2'-O)-methyltransferase, with amino-acid sequence MFNIVLVSPQIPQNTGAIGRLCVNANLRLHIIKPTVFDLSEKAVRRAGLDYWKILEPKIWESLNEFLEENIKLKDRFFFATTKTNNNYFEANFKTGDFIFFGGESTGLPATLMDIMPKNKITIPMGKNGRSLNLAISTGIIAYEAIRQNINEFDFREKI
- a CDS encoding outer membrane protein assembly factor BamD, whose protein sequence is MINIYKFLASIFLVVMLLGCSNKQAKLYNLTPEEWYSQILENIKSNELELADKYYVSMASEHVASPLLEQILMILSQAHANNEEYLLANFYLNEYVKRYGDNAEKTEFAEFLKIKANFDSFLQPNRNQKLIQDSINSIEKFLYLYPNTKFKPLVQTMLVKFKLAIYSLDKEIANLYIRTGRDISAEIYKEKLKQSPLNDAKILNPERPWYRRIFN
- a CDS encoding endonuclease/exonuclease/phosphatase family protein: MNKLIFIFFIPIFIFAQTIKIATYNVENLFDGKNNGNEYRDFKIGKSSWSDEKYKHKLANIKEVIKSINADIIALQEIENEDVLKELIKGTDYKFINFKTTKNAPVGLGLISKIRPILTKSFSVAGVKTRDILKVSFEEDKKIFSIFINHFPAFKKNGIISQKKAERTLRVALENEKNAIVLGDFNSPYGKKSILNDIQITKNYINLWEFIEPKQRYSFAAYGKKRAIDHILLSPEFMDTKYDFIYVCDSFKVFKNNLLNNKGFAKTENKEHKYSDHLPLVFEISTDKDKACRSWSNFLDIFKGKK
- the purU gene encoding formyltetrahydrofolate deformylase, with the translated sequence MQEYVLKIKCSDEKGLIYRISDIVFKYRLNIQTNNEFVDQENNTFFMRSELIGDINIDEFIGNLEAVLPKNAEISCTHKNKKNIIILATKESHCLGDLLIKFDSGELNANIVSVVANHEVLRSLVERFNIPFEYVSADDLSREEHEQKVLDIMAKYDFDYVVLAKYMRILTPNFVQNYNNKIINIHHSFLPAFIGANPYKQAFERGVKIIGATAHFVNDNLDEGPIIVQDVININHEMSWKDMQKAGRACEKNVLAKALDLALEDRLFINENKVIVF
- the fliW gene encoding flagellar assembly protein FliW codes for the protein MIFTVKSPILGFEHIKTMELIELDKFFVKLQSKDDNTSFTMINPYALRNYEFDIPTYYEDLMDIKNSSELRVYNILVVATPLEKSTVNFIAPIVCNMDNMTLSQIVLDVVSYPDYKQAEVIESFIQK